A window of Leptospira brenneri contains these coding sequences:
- a CDS encoding SDR family NAD(P)-dependent oxidoreductase: MELKNKKVVITGAGSGIGKETVLQLLKHEGVKILACDLNEKNILVHPNVIPYKCDVSKKENLDKLLKDADKKLGGIDIFYANAGFAYYEVIKNPDWDRIDNIYRTNVFSPLYTLITLNHTRKDPFLFIVTASAMSHLPLPGYAQYSSTKAAVRSFIDAFRYELKPGNRAMVVYPIATRTKFFDAAGNKVPVPFPSQSPETVAKKVVRGILSDAKEVYPSFLFRFIQILDRFLFFILPVYQKIEAGKLDSLKK, encoded by the coding sequence ATGGAACTAAAAAATAAAAAAGTCGTGATTACTGGTGCAGGATCTGGAATCGGAAAAGAAACCGTATTGCAATTGTTAAAGCACGAGGGTGTAAAAATTCTCGCATGTGATTTGAATGAAAAAAACATTCTCGTACATCCGAACGTAATCCCTTATAAATGCGACGTATCCAAAAAAGAAAATCTGGATAAATTATTAAAAGATGCTGATAAAAAATTAGGTGGAATTGATATATTTTATGCCAATGCTGGTTTTGCTTATTACGAGGTGATCAAAAATCCAGACTGGGACAGAATTGATAATATCTATCGTACGAATGTATTTTCACCTCTGTATACATTGATCACACTCAATCATACAAGAAAAGATCCATTTTTGTTTATTGTGACGGCTTCTGCTATGAGTCATTTGCCTTTGCCTGGGTATGCTCAGTATTCTTCCACAAAAGCAGCGGTTCGTTCTTTTATCGATGCCTTCCGTTATGAATTAAAACCAGGAAATCGCGCGATGGTTGTGTATCCAATTGCAACGAGAACAAAGTTCTTTGATGCTGCTGGAAACAAAGTTCCAGTTCCCTTCCCAAGCCAATCGCCAGAAACCGTGGCAAAAAAAGTGGTTCGTGGAATTCTTTCCGATGCAAAAGAAGTGTATCCATCCTTTTTGTTTCGCTTCATTCAAATCTTGGATCGGTTTTTGTTTTTCATCCTGCCCGTTTACCAAAAAATCGAAGCAGGAAAATTGGATTCTTTGAAAAAATAA